A region from the Brachyspira hampsonii genome encodes:
- a CDS encoding TonB-dependent receptor plug domain-containing protein: MKKYIITLFIFTNLLYSQTYLIRELKGGIWITSQAEITNTSQTNQTNQPSAPKVPIKANNRIITSEEIDRMGYKNAQEVLANQPGFVNKGTYMGNEVIDPAGANGDNIKIYVNGVLMNTAKGNADAGVDLRRIPSNLIESIEIIGNSIYITTKSPVQDILLISLGYGAYNTVRPSILFSRNIDEHQVFTFTADSYYSDGNYYYDFINSSGNIVQGNFKDNRQFIVNSSANYKYTFDNKDYINVFANISYSSSAAQYEIPPVNKTDSWFTFTTLTSSVSYNGFSDILDYTVALSYLFDSFVDRPYYQNGKFISDYKSHAIALNASLSRMDEFIPNTITMYNKFTPEYRYDILTEDTNSIETNFYYYPQRHSLSLKYEMQLSFGYWDNASPIFTLLPSIKYEYQNEVFTNQENKNYLAYNVGFNLNFYKGCGLYFGYMSDYTAPTFNDLYYGTFSNPKLLPESYNQLLTKLTLEAVTNLKIEASYAYTTYTNKIIWYGNTPINVDTAASHIVTPSISYDIPFAKYHKIKTKIGYSYQLAYMGKDEMPKIGLPEHVISALLGYDFIPRNKVLSSLSLNIYYTYSVPRPLTDYRPIRYSEVFHDFNISFYSIWFEHLIFSMHFKNIFNKTPILSTYSVAKPFTWEFEIGYNF; encoded by the coding sequence ATGAAAAAGTATATCATAACATTATTTATATTTACAAATTTATTGTATTCTCAAACTTATCTTATAAGAGAACTTAAAGGAGGTATTTGGATTACTTCTCAAGCGGAAATAACAAATACCTCTCAAACTAATCAGACAAATCAGCCTTCAGCTCCTAAAGTTCCAATCAAAGCGAATAATCGTATAATAACTTCTGAAGAAATAGACAGAATGGGTTATAAAAATGCACAGGAAGTTTTAGCTAATCAGCCGGGATTTGTAAATAAAGGTACATATATGGGCAATGAAGTTATTGATCCGGCAGGGGCCAACGGAGACAATATAAAAATATATGTTAATGGCGTACTTATGAATACTGCTAAAGGAAATGCTGATGCCGGTGTTGATTTAAGAAGAATACCTTCAAATTTGATAGAATCTATTGAAATAATAGGAAACTCAATATACATAACAACTAAAAGTCCTGTTCAAGATATACTTTTAATATCATTAGGTTATGGTGCTTATAATACTGTAAGACCTTCAATACTGTTTTCAAGAAATATTGATGAACATCAGGTATTTACTTTTACAGCAGATTCATACTACAGCGACGGTAATTATTATTATGATTTTATTAACTCTTCAGGAAACATAGTACAAGGAAATTTCAAAGATAATAGGCAGTTTATAGTAAACTCATCAGCCAACTATAAATATACATTCGATAATAAAGATTATATAAATGTATTTGCTAATATATCATATTCTAGTTCTGCCGCACAATATGAAATACCGCCTGTAAATAAAACAGATTCTTGGTTTACATTTACTACTCTTACATCTTCAGTATCATATAATGGATTTTCTGATATTTTGGATTACACTGTTGCTTTATCATATTTATTTGATTCATTTGTAGACAGACCTTATTATCAAAATGGCAAATTTATATCAGATTATAAATCGCATGCTATAGCTTTAAATGCTTCTTTATCAAGAATGGATGAATTTATACCAAATACTATCACAATGTATAATAAATTTACTCCTGAATATAGATATGATATTTTAACAGAAGATACAAATTCTATAGAAACTAATTTTTATTATTATCCTCAAAGACATTCCCTTTCATTAAAATATGAAATGCAGCTGTCTTTCGGATATTGGGATAATGCTTCACCAATATTTACATTACTTCCAAGCATAAAATATGAATATCAAAATGAAGTATTCACAAATCAGGAAAATAAAAATTATTTAGCATACAATGTAGGATTCAATTTAAATTTTTATAAAGGCTGCGGATTATATTTTGGTTATATGAGTGATTATACCGCACCTACCTTTAATGATTTGTATTACGGCACTTTTAGTAATCCTAAACTGCTACCTGAAAGCTATAATCAATTACTTACTAAATTAACATTAGAAGCAGTTACCAATTTAAAAATAGAAGCATCTTATGCCTATACAACATATACAAATAAAATAATTTGGTATGGTAATACACCTATAAATGTTGATACAGCAGCTTCTCATATAGTTACGCCAAGTATAAGTTATGATATACCATTTGCGAAGTATCATAAAATAAAAACAAAAATAGGTTATTCTTATCAGCTTGCCTATATGGGTAAAGATGAAATGCCTAAAATAGGTTTGCCTGAACATGTTATAAGTGCACTATTAGGTTATGACTTTATACCAAGAAATAAAGTATTAAGTTCATTATCATTGAATATTTACTACACCTACTCTGTTCCAAGACCTTTAACAGATTACAGACCAATACGATATTCTGAAGTATTTCATGATTTTAATATATCATTCTATTCTATATGGTTTGAACACTTAATATTTTCTATGCATTTTAAAAATATTTTTAATAAAACACCTATACTTTCTACATATTCCGTTGCTAAGCCTTTTACTTGGGAATTTGAAATTGGATACAATTTTTAA